One Papio anubis isolate 15944 chromosome 18, Panubis1.0, whole genome shotgun sequence genomic window, tagccattcttttactCCTTTACTTTCctgataaacttgctttcacttttctcTATGGACTCGCCATGAATActttcttgcgtgagatccaagCACCcgctcttggggtctggatcaggacccctttcctgtaacgtATTTCTGTGGAACTGCAGAAGGGACTATAGCGTGGAAGACGCTTCCCAAAGGCTCACTTTGGGAAAGTGCTGGGGTCCTGTAACATCCTTCTGGTGAACCCTGAAGGGACAATATTCAGGTGACCCCAGACCcataggaaatagaaaaggaaactgactCTGCAGCCCTGATTGGACGACTCTGGGTAAGTGGCAGGTCCCCGGTAAAGAATGGGATTGGGGTAGAGGCCCAACTTAGGGGAGTTAGGTAACTCCTAAAACAGagaggggcatggtggctcatgcctgtaatcctagcactcagaggctgaggtgggtgggtcacttgaggccaggagttcgagaccagcctgggcaatatggagaaaccctgtctttactaaaagtacaaaaaaattagcggggtgcggtgactcacctcccagcacgttgggaggccaaggtgggcagatcacctgaggtcaggagtttgagaccagcctggccaacatggagaaaacctgtctctactaaaaataaaaaaaattagccgggtgtggtggtgcctgtgtgtaatcccagctacttgggaggctgaggccaaagaattgcttgaacctgggaggcagaagttgcagtgagcggagattgcatcattgcactccagcgcgggcgacaagagtgaaactcctcctcaatcaatcaatcaaggctgggcgtggtggctcacgcctataatcccagcactttgagaagccaaggcaggtggatcacctgaggtcaggagttcgagactagcctggttaacgtcgtgaaaccctgtttctaccaaacatacaaaaattagccaggtgtggtggtgggcgcctgtggtcccaagccagtcaggtggctgaggtgggagaatcgcttgggcccGGGAGGCGAAGGTGTAAGTGCtgaatgggttcaccttgcccgctgcctagacagagccaatttatcaagacatgGGGGAGTGCAATAGaggagtaattcacacagagctggctgtgcgggacacaggagttttattattactctaatcagtctccccaagcattcGGGGATAGGAGTTTTTAAAGCTAATTTGGTGGGTACAGGCTTGGCAAGTGGGGAGTGCTggttggtcaggttggagatggactCATGTTCAGACTCCTCTGTTCCTGGGTGGCAGAACTGGTTGGGCCAGATTACCGGTCTGGGTGGTACCAGCTGATCCATCCAgtacagggtctgcaaaatagcTCAGGCACTGATCTTTGAtcttaggtttttttctttttttgagacagagtcttgctgtgtcgcccaggctggagtgcagtggcacaatcttggctcactgcaacctctacctccaggattcaagcgattctcctccctcagcttcccaagtagctggaactacaggctcctgccaccatcccaggctaatctttgtatttttagtagagacagggtttcaccacattggccaggctgatcttgatctcctgacctcgtgatccacccgacttggcctcccgaagtgctgggattacaggcgtgagccaccacacccggcctgatcttagattttacaatagtgatgttatccccagaaGCAATTTGGGGAAgttcagactctttttttttttgaggcagggtcttgctttgtcacccaggctggagtacagtggcgccatttcgactcactgcaacctgtgcctcccacgttcaagcgactctcctgcctcagcctcccaagtagctgggagtaccagcgtgtgccaccatgcccggctaagtttttgtatttttagtagagacagggtttcaccgtattagccatgATGGtgtccatctcttgacctcatggtctgcctgcctaggccacccaaagtactgggattacaggcatgagccatcgtgcccggccagttcagactcttggagccagaggcAGCATGacccctaaaccataatttctaatttatttattttttttttgagatggagtcgtgctctgtggcccaggctggagtgcagtgtcacagtctcggctcattgcaatctctgcctcccgggttcagccaatttttctgcctcagcctcccaagtagctggcattacaggtgttcaacaccatgcctggctaatttttgtacttttaatagagacagggtttcaccctgtggGCCAagttggtctccatctcctgacctcgtgatccgcccgactcggcctcccaaagtgctgggattacaggcgtgagccaccgcgctcggacaatttctaattttgtagCTTATTtattagtcctgcaaaggcagactggtcctcaggcaagaagggggtcttttcTGGAAAGGGCTGTTAactttgtttcagagtcaaaccaagAACTGAAATCCTTCCCAAAGTTAGCTCTGTCCACGCCCAGGAATGAACCAGGACAGCTTAAGGGTGGGAAGCACGACGCAGCACCTTAgttaggtctgatctctttcactgtcacaaCTTCCTCAGTGATAATTTTTGCGAAGGCGGTTTCAGAGGCCACAGTGATGTGAGCTCGCGCCACTGccgtccagtctgggtgacagagcgagtcccTGTCTCATGCAAAGAACCAAacgggaaaaataaaaacaaaaacagggctgCGCCACGGCCTGGGGGAAAGCCGGCAGAGAGGTGCGGGCGCCCAGCCCAGggcgggcagggcagggctgaggGCGCGGATCCCCACCCATGCCCCGAGCACCTTCGTGACGGTTCAGAGCTGCTCCGAGGCAAACTCAGACAACTCTCTGAGGACGACGTCCGCCCCCGTGGCGTCCCGCCTCTCTTAGGGGCCAGGGACCCGGGTCTCGGGCCTATTCGAAAGGGACGGAGAACTACATTTCCCGGCATGCCGTCGCGTTCTCCGGCGGCGCTGGGGACTGCGACGGAAAAAGCTCGCCGCAGTTAAACGTCATTTCCGTTGCGCTACTGGAACCACGTTCTGTAGTCGTGAGCGGAGGCCTGGTATGGCGTCCGGTTTCCGATTTCCTCTTTCGGGCGACGGAACTGACGCCATCACGGCGCGCCACGGCGTCGAACGCGGAGTCAAGTCTGTAATGAACCGTGTCCTGTGTGCCCCGGCGGCCGGGTGAGCTCCTCAAGGTCTCGGAGGGTCGAGGGCAGGCACCGGCGGGCGGGCGGAGCGCTTACTGCTCTCTCTCTTCCAGGGCCGTCCGGGCGCTGAGGCTCATGAGCTGGGCTTCTGGAAGCCTTCATCCGGTGCCCCGTTCCCGGGATCTGGCCCAGCCGGCCGCCGTGAAAGAGGACGACCCTGACCGCCCCATTAAGTTTTCCTCCAGCAAAGCCAACCCTCGCCTCTGGCCTGTGGGCCATTCCACAGGAAAGGAACATCATCAGCCCTGGTGGAAGGTGCTGCCCCTCAGCTTCTTCCTCATGGCGCTCGTCATCTGGTGCTACCTGAGGGAGGAGAGCGAGGCGGATCAGTGGCTGGGACGGGTGTTGGGAGAGGAGCCAGAGCCCCGTGATCGTTCTGAGGAGCCTGAAACTCCAGCTGCCCACGGAGCGAGAAGTTAACGGGGTGGCCGCTGGGGCAGGCAGGAAGGGAGCTGACAGCCGCCCTTCGGATTTGATGTCACGTTTGTCCGTGACTGTCCTGGCTATGTGTGCGTCCTCCGCACCGAAGGACTTGGATGGTGGGTGGAGCACTTGGTTATGCTGATCCGCGTGAAGGCGGAGTAGAATCTGAGCAGATTGGAACCTGCTCCTTGCCTGGCGCTTGATGTGCAAGGATTCCATCCGCAAGACCTTTTTTCAGATCCTTAGGGAAGGTTTCAGGTGCACTGTGTGCTGTTGGATTTGCCCAGTCTTTGTATAACATAATCATGTTTCCAAAGCAATTCTGGTGACACTTGTAATCCGGTGTTAGTGTGCAGGTAATTTGCTTTCTGAGATAGATTGGCAGAAGTGTGAAAGTTTATTGCATACTGTGTGGCCTGTGTAAAGAACACTTCTCCATATTAGTTCCGCACAataacaaattgaaaataaattttaattttataatatgggGTTAGATGATTCCTTTTCgcatctagtttttaaaaagggggTATTTTTAGcagttattgttttttattttaatcttaccAGAGCACATAAGTTAGTTGCACCAGCAGCTATTTTTCAAAGtttcgttttccttttttttttttttttccccctgagagtGGGAACTGAGGAGAGAAACCTACAGATATATCACCAAATAGTAccagaaatgaggaacttgtgCAGTTTTCTGCAAAACTTTTTAAGCAAGGCAACAATTTTCTGAGTAGAATACAGCTAATGAGTATTTCTTTTCACAAATGATGGGCACTATTTTGGGTTACCTAAGTGatacttgttgttgttgttttttgtttttcattttcgagacagggtcttactctgtcgcccagactggagtgcagtggcacagttttggctcactgtaccttctgtctcctgggttcaagcgattcttgtgcctcagcctcccgagtagctggaactatgggcttgtgccaccacacccagatcatttttatattttcagtagagacggggtt contains:
- the C18H16orf91 gene encoding protein CCSMST1 — translated: MASGFRFPLSGDGTDAITARHGVERGVKSVMNRVLCAPAAGAVRALRLMSWASGSLHPVPRSRDLAQPAAVKEDDPDRPIKFSSSKANPRLWPVGHSTGKEHHQPWWKVLPLSFFLMALVIWCYLREESEADQWLGRVLGEEPEPRDRSEEPETPAAHGARS